The following proteins are co-located in the Callithrix jacchus isolate 240 chromosome 10, calJac240_pri, whole genome shotgun sequence genome:
- the LOC100391741 gene encoding olfactory receptor 9I1, whose product MAKNNLTIVTEFILMGFTNHPKLEIPLFLVFMSFYLVTLLGNVGMIILIQVDVKLHTPMYFFLSHLSLLDACYTSVITPQVLATLATGKTVISYGRCAAQFFLFTVCAGTECFLLAVMAYDRYVAIRNPLLYTVAMSPRLCWSLVVGAYVCGVSGAILRTTCTFTLSFCDDNQINFFFCDLPPLLKLACSDTANIEIAIIFFGNFVILANASVILISYLLIIKTILKVKSSGGGAKAFSTCASHITAVALFFGTLIFMYLRSGSGKSLEEDKVVSVFYTVIIPMLNPLIYSLRNKDVKDTFRKVTGRLQVSLSM is encoded by the coding sequence ATGGCCAAGAATAATCTCACCATAGTAACTGAATTCATTCTCATGGGCTTTACAAACCACCCCAAATTGGAAATTCCCCTCTTCCTGGTGTTTATGAGTTTCTACCTAGTCACCCTTCTTGGGAACGTGGGGATGATTATTTTAATCCAAGTAGATGTCAAACTCCACACCCCAATGTACTTCTTTCTGAGCCACCTCTCCCTGCTGGATGCCTGTTACACCTCAGTCATCACCCCTCAGGTCCTAGCCACATTGGCCACAGGCAAAACGGTCATCTCCTACGGCCGCTGTGCTGCCCAGTTCTTTTTGTTCACCGTCTGTGCAGGGACAGAGTGCTTCCTGCTGGCAGTGATGGCCTATGACCGCTATGTTGCCATTCGCAACCCGCTGCTCTATACCGTGGCCATGAGTCCCAGACTCTGCTGGAGCCTGGTGGTAGGAGCTTATGTCTGTGGGGTGTCAGGGGCCATCCTGCGTACCACGTGCACCTTCACCCTCTCCTTCTGTGATGACAATCAAATCAACTTCTTCTTCTGTGACCTCCCGCCCCTGCTGAAGCTTGCCTGCAGTGACACAGCAAACATAGAGATTGCCATCATCTTCTTTGGCAATTTTGTGATTTTGGCCAATGCCTCGGTCATCCTGATTTCCTATCTGCTCATCATCAAGACCATTTTGAAAGTGAAGTCTTCAGGTGGTGGGGCCAAGGCTTTCTCCACATGCGCCTCCCACATCACTGCTGTGGCCCTTTTCTTTGGGACCCTTATCTTCATGTATCTGCGAAGTGGCTCGGGCAAATCCCTGGAGGAAGACAAGGTCGTGTCTGTCTTCTACACAGTGATCATCCCCATGCTGAACCCTCTGATCTACAGCTTAAGAAACAAAGATGTAAAAGACACCTTCAGAAAGGTCACTGGGAGACTCCAGGTGTCCCTGAGTATGTAG
- the LOC100392236 gene encoding olfactory receptor 9I1-like yields MAKRNLSAVTEFILVGFTDHPELAVPLFLVFLSSYLVTLLGNVGMIILIQVDVQLHTPMYFFLSHLAFLDACYASVITPQILATLTTDKSVISYGHCAAQFFLFTICAGTECYLLSVMAYDRFVAISNPLRYNMTMTPGTCRVLLAMAYICGVSGAILRTTCTFTLSFCGDNQINFFFCDLPPLLKLACSSMTQTEIVILFFAKFMFLANVMIILISYMLIIRAILRVESAGGQAKAFSTCTSHLTTVVLFFGTLAFMYQRTNSDKSSEEDKIVSVFYTVIIPMLNPLIYSLRNKDVKAAFRKVIGKFQFPRNVAFSEGPSS; encoded by the coding sequence ATGGCCAAAAGAAATCTTAGCGCTGTGACAGAGTTTATTCTTGTAGGCTTCACAGATCACCCTGAACTGGCAGTTCCTCTCTTCCTAGTGTTTCTCAGCTCCTATCTTGTCACTCTTCTGGGGAATGTAGGCATGATTATTCTAATCCAAGTGGATGTCCAACTCCATACCCCCATGTACTTCTtcctgagccaccttgccttcCTGGATGCCTGCTATGCCTCAGTAATCACCCCTCAGATTCTGGCCACACTGACCACAGACAAGTCGGTCATCTCCTATGGCCACTGTGCTGCACAGTTCTTTCTCTTCACCATCTGTGCAGGCACGGAGTGTTACCTGCTGTCAGTAATGGCCTATGACCGCTTTGTTGCCATTAGCAATCCACTGCGCTACAACATGACCATGACTCCAGGTACATGCAGGGTCTTATTGGCCATGGCCTACATCTGTGGGGTGTCAGGGGCCATTCTGCGTACCACGTGCACCTTCACCCTCTCCTTCTGTGGTGACAATCAGATCAACTTCTTCTTCTGTGACCTCCCACCCCTGCTGAAACTTGCCTGCAGCAGCATGACACAAACAGAGATTGTCATTCTCTTTTTTGCAAAATTCATGTTCCTAGCCAATGTCATGATTATCCTGATCTCCTACATGCTCATTATCAGAGCCATTTTGAGGGTGGAGTCAGCAGGTGGGCAAGCCAAGGCCTTCTCCACCTGCACTTCCCATCTCACCACTGTTGTCCTCTTCTTTGGGACACTTGCCTTCATGTACCAAAGAACTAACTCTGACAAATCCTCAGAGGAAGACAAGATAGTGTCTGTCTTTTACACTGTAATCATCCCTATGTTGAACCCCTTGATCTACAGTCTGAGGAACAAAGATGTAAAAGCTGCATTCAGAAAAGTCATTGGCAAATTCCAGTTTCCAAGGAATGTAGCTTTCAGCGAGGGTCCTTCATCGTGA